CCAGCATCAGGGGCAGTTCGGTGACGTCCGCGTGCGCGCGGCGGGGCGTGGGAATCCCGCTGAGGGGATCGGTGCCCAGCAGCGCGATCTCCCGCTCGGTCAGCAGGCCGCTCGCGGCGAGTTCCGCCGGGCTGCCCAGCAGACGCCGCGCCTCCGTGATGGGCGTGGTCGTGGCGAAGATGCGACCCAGCAGGTTCGTCAGCGGGGACGACAGCTGGCGGCGCACGCTGGCCTCCTCGTCCTCTGGGACGTTCAGGGTGGACAGCGCCAGCGCCTCGATCGCGCGGCGCATCCCGGCCCGGTACCCGTCCAGGGGATCGGCGGCGAACACGTCGCGCAGCAGGCCCGCTAGGGCCGCCTCGTCCAGCGTGAACACCTGATCCTCCCGGCCGCGCAGCGCCACGGTTTCGCGCAGGCCCTGCCCGGCCAACGCCGCGTTAAAGCGGTTCCAGAGGTGCGTGCGGACCACGTCCAGCATCCGCGCGTCGCCCAGCAGTTTCGCCTTGCGCCATGCCAGCGCCCGGCGGGTGTTGTCCCGGTCGGTCAGCAGCAGGCTGAGGGTGCGGTCCGTGACCTCCAGCTTCTCCAGGCCCAGCAGCCCCACCGCCCAGGTTTCCGGCGTCGTGACGACCACACGTTCGATGCCCAGTTCCGGCAGGATGCGCGCTGCATACGTCGCCAGCACCCGGTTCGGCATGAGGACCATGCACGCCTCGGGCCGCGCCCGGTGCGCCCCCCGGTCCGCGTTCGTCATCCACGCCAGCCGGTGGAAGCCGATGGTCGTCTTCCCGGACCCCGCCGCGCCCTGAATGATCACCGGGACGCCCGCCGGGTGCCGCATCGCGTCGTTCTGCTCCGGCTGGAGCGTCTCGACCACGTCCCGCATCCCGGCGGTGCTGCCCTCCTGCAGGCGGCGCAGCAGCACCTCCTCGCGCCCACCCGTGTCCCCGCCCTGCTCGTCGTCGTACAGGTCGGTGACGCGCAGCAGCGTCTTCTGACTCACGTCCAGCTGCCGCCGCCGCCGGATCACGCCCGCACTGCCGCGCCGGGGCGTCCAGCCGAGCGCCTGCGAGTAGAACAGACTGCCCACCTCGCTGTCCCAGCTGACCACCGTGTGCGGGCCCTTCACGTCCCGGAAGCCGTGCTTCCCGATGTACAGCGTCTGCTCACGCCCCGCCACGCGCACCTTCAGGCTGCCGAAGTACGGCTGATGTACGTGCGGCGAGAGCATCGCCGCGAACTCCTCGGCCTGATCGCCCAGGATGATGCTCGTCTCCAGGTCCGCGCCCATCTGCCGGTCGCGGTCCTCCCAGAACTCGATCTGACGGATCATGGCCGCCACTGTTCCCGCCAGGTGATCTTTTTCCAGTTCAAAATCCGGGTGGGTTTCCGGACGCAATTCCGCAACAGGCATAACGCACAGGATACGACGTTCCGGCATGCTCGGCACGAGCAGACATAGGTTCGAGAGGACGACGACCTGCTGGAACCGTGCGTCGGGGGCACCTCGAGACGCCTCCACGCGACTCGTCACACCGACACTGCCGCTGAACTGCGACTGAACGCAGCGCGTGCCTCACCACAGCAGGGCGAGGCACGCGAATCCCCCGTCCAGCGTGACGGGGGTACGGGTTACTTGTTGACGTTCAGGAGCAGTTTCACGTCGGCGTCCTGCTTGCCGGTCGTGAACGTCACCGACGCCAGGTCCACTCCGGTCTCGGCGTCAACCGCCGCCGCTACCTTGTACAGCACCTGGAACTGCTCGTTGTAGCGGACGTTCACGCTTCCCATCGAGACGGTCGTCTTGTTGACCTTGCGCATGATCGTGACCTTCGTCGGCGTGATAGTCACGCCCTTGGGCGCGTCGAAGGACTTGAGCGTCAGCCAGTTCGCTGGGCGGGAGACGTCCGGCACGGTGGGGTTCGACGCCGAGGCGCCCGAGTAGTTGAAGGTCAGTTGGTCGAAGTAGGCGTCGAAGGCATCGTCCTCGCCGAGGAGCGCGCGGGGGTAGGTGTACTGCACGTAGACAGTCTGCCCCGGGGCGAGGCGGGTGACCGATTCTGGCGAGGACTGCACCAGCGGGGCGTAATCGGTGGTGCCGGGCTGCACGGCGGTGCAGGCGGTCAGGGTGGTCAGGAGGGCGGCGATCAGGGCGATGGTGCGCATACCGGCGGAGGCTAGCAGGCTTCACGGTTCTTGCCTGCCTCACATGAAGCACACCCCCAGTTTATGAAGCCTTAACCTGAGCGGATGTTTCGACACGTTCTGACCGCCGCGCTTCTCTTCTGCTCGACCGCCTCCGCCGAGGTCACCCTGGGCCTGAGTGCCGCTGCAGGGCCGGGCGTCGCGCAGGGCGGCGCGCACGTCTCATACCGGTCCGACTGGCGGGGCGGCGGGGCGTGGCGCGGCACCCTGGGCCTGGAGGCGTGGGCGCCCACCACGCTCACCCCGTGGGTCCGTGCGGACGTGACGTACCTGCGCGCCCTGCCGGGCAACCAGCACGCGGGCATCGGCGTGGGCAGCGGCGTCCTGTTGTCGGGCGAGGGCACGGCCGGAGGCGTTCCCCTGTTCGTGTACAGTCCGCTGCTCGGCGCGAACGTGCACGGCGTGTACGGCGTCCACGTGAGCGGCGTGCGCGTGGACGTGCCACTGCGCTGACGCACCGAATGTCTGCGCCGCCCTTGACCCTCTCCCCCGCCGTGTTCCACACTGTGGCTCAGGTGTCGATCCGCAGGAGTACCGCGCGCAGCCACCAGTGAGCGAGCCCGTGACGGTGAGAGTCGGGCGGTGAGGCGGCGCGGGAAGGGCAGCGGGGAGCCCAACACAGACAAAAGTGCCAGTCGGCCGGGGATTCCGGGGCTGGAACTGGGGTGGAACCGCGCGTGTCCTCATGCGTCCCCAGACGAGCGAGTGCCGGGAACTGGCCGCCGTCTGGGGCTTTTTTCCGTCGCCTGCCCGAAAGGAGCACGTGATGCCTGCAACCTCGATGGAAGAACTCGTCAGCCTGTGTAAACGCCGGGGCTTTATTTTCCAGGGCTCGGAAATCTACGGGGGCCTTCAGGGCTTCTACGATTACGGCCCGCTGGGCGTGGAACTCAAGAACAACATCAAGGCCGCGTGGTGGCGCACGAACGTGTACGAGCGCGACGACATGGAAGGCCTGGACGCCAGCATCATCATGCACCGACAGGTGCTGCGCCACAGCGGGCACGAAGCGACCTTCAGCGACCCGATGGTGGACAACAAGAAGAACAACAAACGCTACCGTCTCGATCACCTCGTAAAGGACCAGAAGGCGGACGTGATCGCCAAGGTGGCCGAGGCGATGGGCCAGAGTGCCGAGAACTTCCCGGCGGTCGTGGCGGCGCTGAACGCGAACCCCGCGCAGGCGAGCGAGGCGCTGCGCGCGGCGGGCGTGCGCGACCCGTTCAGCGGCGAGGTGGGCGAGTGGACCGAGCCGAAGCCCTTCAACATGATGTTCAAGACGACCATCGGCCCGGTCGCGGACGACGAGAGCTACGGCTACCTGCGTCCCGAGACCGCGCAGGGTATCTTCACGAACTTCAAGAACGTCGTGGACAGCACCAGCCGCCGCCTGCCGTTCGGCATCGCGCAGATCGGCAAGGCGTTCCGCAACGAGATCACGCCCCGTAACTTCATCTTCCGCGTGCGTGAACTGGAGCAGATGGAGATCGAGTTCTTCTGCGCGCCCGGCACCGACGAGGAGTGGCACGAGCACTGGCTGGAGAAGCGCCTGAGCTGGTGGGAGGCGCAGGGCGTGCCGCGCAGCAAGATCGAGATCCTGGACGTGCCGAAGGAAGATCTGGCGCACTACTCGAAGCGCACGTACGACCTGATGTACGACTACCCCACCCTCGGGCACGAGGAGATCGAGGGCATCGCGAACCGCAGCGACTACGACCTCGGGTCGCACACGAAGA
The Deinococcus sedimenti DNA segment above includes these coding regions:
- a CDS encoding glycine--tRNA ligase, which produces MPATSMEELVSLCKRRGFIFQGSEIYGGLQGFYDYGPLGVELKNNIKAAWWRTNVYERDDMEGLDASIIMHRQVLRHSGHEATFSDPMVDNKKNNKRYRLDHLVKDQKADVIAKVAEAMGQSAENFPAVVAALNANPAQASEALRAAGVRDPFSGEVGEWTEPKPFNMMFKTTIGPVADDESYGYLRPETAQGIFTNFKNVVDSTSRRLPFGIAQIGKAFRNEITPRNFIFRVRELEQMEIEFFCAPGTDEEWHEHWLEKRLSWWEAQGVPRSKIEILDVPKEDLAHYSKRTYDLMYDYPTLGHEEIEGIANRSDYDLGSHTKNQSELGLVARVEENLDSIAKLTIPHPETNKPVVPFVIEPSAGVDRAMLAVLSEAFTKETLENGNERIVLKLKPHLAPIKVAVIPLARNKAELVDLARSIKNDLQKLGLGRILLEDSGNIGKAYRRHDEVGTPYCVTVDFDTVGKGEDASLTDTVTIRDRDTLAQERVKISDLSAYLQAKLR
- a CDS encoding HelD family protein, which encodes MPVAELRPETHPDFELEKDHLAGTVAAMIRQIEFWEDRDRQMGADLETSIILGDQAEEFAAMLSPHVHQPYFGSLKVRVAGREQTLYIGKHGFRDVKGPHTVVSWDSEVGSLFYSQALGWTPRRGSAGVIRRRRQLDVSQKTLLRVTDLYDDEQGGDTGGREEVLLRRLQEGSTAGMRDVVETLQPEQNDAMRHPAGVPVIIQGAAGSGKTTIGFHRLAWMTNADRGAHRARPEACMVLMPNRVLATYAARILPELGIERVVVTTPETWAVGLLGLEKLEVTDRTLSLLLTDRDNTRRALAWRKAKLLGDARMLDVVRTHLWNRFNAALAGQGLRETVALRGREDQVFTLDEAALAGLLRDVFAADPLDGYRAGMRRAIEALALSTLNVPEDEEASVRRQLSSPLTNLLGRIFATTTPITEARRLLGSPAELAASGLLTEREIALLGTDPLSGIPTPRRAHADVTELPLMLAVQAFTGGIGRLDGRTLEPFDHVVLDEAQDYSPLLYALLGRATRPGHITALGDMNQGMHGYKGPSSWEAVQAQLPGAQVLTLGRTYRSTRQITELGARIAATYNRAAAVQGVDRDGAEVQRYTAPAGPDGELPLIARAVKDAQDAGHTNIAIVTRRGVDADRMAEALREFDTDAQPITTQEHRFRGGLVILPVNLAKGLEFSAAIVASANADTYDESTEYERRLLYVSASRALHWLALVSTGELHPLIA